Within the Molothrus aeneus isolate 106 chromosome 1, BPBGC_Maene_1.0, whole genome shotgun sequence genome, the region atgtgagTGCTTTAAATGAACTCTGGGTTTCAAAACAACTTTATGATTAAAAATTCAGATTCATTTGTTCATTTCCTGGTTTTAATTGTGATGAGCTGTACCCCTTATTATCCAGCCTCATCTTAATAGCAATGTGGAACAGGACATACACAAGGGATAACACGGAAGTTGGTAAAAACCAAATATAATGAATTTCTGTGTATGTCTGTGCAGTGCCACTGCTTTAGACAAATGACTATGTCTGTCTTTAGACAAACACTGTAATGTCTACAGTGCTTGCAGCTGGTTTCCACAAGACCTGCTTCTGGAGGCACTCAGTAGCAGCTGTCTGCTGTATTCAACCTGGAACACCTAGAGATCTTCATGTCTTCAGTGACTGACATTTAAAGTGCAGCGAAGTCCATCCTCTTCTGcaattttcttcattaattggcacaattctttgtttttctcctgtcaCTTTGTCTGATGCTTTTTGTAACATTAATGGCAACTTCTTGTGTGGACGTTTTCTGTGTGTCCCATTTACTCTGTGAGAGTTTTAAACAGTACAGTGAGTTCCACAAGGACAACAGAGTCACTGATGATTAACCCCTAATTTACAAAAACAGTTCTATGTAATTAACAGAATGTCTCCAGCATCCTTCATACAGCACTGTGGTGCAGAGCAACTGTCTCATTCAGCGTGGACACAAGCTTTTATCTGCTGCAAAGACAGCGGATATCAGTAGGCTTTGGATCAACATTCTTGCCTATAATTATCATCTCTGCATGTCTGTACTGTAAAGGCAGAGCAAATAAATCTGGTTTCAGTCCAGAAGTGAAAATTAGAGGTTCCTTTTCATGTCGCTGTGAATAGTGCATCACTAGCCTGAGCTTGAATTTTCTGTACTTGATTTTATGTTTCTGATGTGAAAATATAGTTTTAAATTAACACTTCTGCCTGCATACAAAATCCAAGCACAATGTATACCTTTCAGAGATTCATCAGTTTATTTTCAATATTCAAAAAAGTCAGTCTGTCTGAGGCATGCAAGTGCATCCCTAATTTAAATTTGTACTTTTCCATCTCCCAGACTGCTTGTTGCCATAAACAATGCACCATAATGCACAGAAAACTGGACAGGTCTAATAAAGTGTACCCAGATCTGGGCTGATAGAGACACACAGCTGGGTTAGGTGGGTTTGATTATTGCATTGCCAGTGTTCCACGAGACTATTTGTCAGTGTAAGGAATGTTAGGTAAATTAGGCATTATTTACGTGGTAAGAGTGCCAGGTAAAATAATATCTGATAAAGTTCAGCCATTGACATAAGGGAAAAGTTCATATATATCACAGGGAAACACCTGGAGTTAATTTGTTGCTGTGtattatttcacatttctgcAGCCTGAATACACCATCTCCTTTGCTATTTGctccccctgtgccactgctcatGCAGGTCCTTGCCAAAAACTACAATGAGAATCAAACCAGATTATTGTCAGTCAGGGACATAATCTGGATACCACCTTTTCTTTGGAGGGATATCTGACCAACCTGTTACCTTCACTGGTATTAGCACTCCTTTCTTTATTactgtcatcatcatcatcttttaCTTCTAAATTGTTTTGACATTACAGTGATGAGAGGATAATAAAATTTCTGAGTCAGTCGGTGTCAAACCTTTTCTCCTTCAACAGCACAAGCTGTACCCTGTCATACCCAGGTATCAAGGGATAAGGCAGATGGCTGCTTTAGAGCTTGATGCAGGAGAAAGTGAAAAACAGAGGGGTGACATGATTTATCCCCTGCTAGCCCACAGGCCAATGGCACAACCCAAGCCTTGCAAGGGCACTATGTGCTGCATTGCCCTGTATCCCATAGCATGTCgagacaaaagaaaaactctAGGCATCTAAACTTAAGTTGTTCACATTATATGCTCACCTTATTGTTCCCTAAAAGTGGAAAAACAGAGATGCAGAATGGCAGACCAGAGCTGGAGCCTAAATTAGCTACTACACTTTCTCTCTAGgcatatatatttctttttttgctaaaaGATGTTCAAACAACTTCTTATGTACCTGCATTGGATGTGGAGAATGATGTAAATGCTTTAGTTATTATCAGAAATTGTTTTGCACTGAGCTGCAACAGCAGAGATACATGTTACTGAATGTATCTCAGCTAGAAAATGCAGGAGGGTATCTTCAAAGTCATGGGGCCTCAGGACAGGAACCCACACTTCACTGATTAGTACCATTACAGTCAACATTCACATGATTAATATGTTGTGGGAATCTGCCCATACTTCCTGCTAAGTGCAACACAGAAGTAATTTTCCATTCAATTACAAAATTAGACAATTTTGTCTAACAGTGGGACAGGTGCACAGGGTAATTATACATTGTGACCAAGTCTTTTTCAAATTGGATTGATAATTTTGTAGTTCTGTTCGACCATATCCAACCTCGCCAATTAAGATTTCTCTGTGGGCTAGTGGCTAGGACAAGCATTTGGGCTTTTCATTTACAGAAATCCCATGGCTCTAGATGtcatgctgctgtggaatgtgcCCCTGTCCACCTGGAGGTGCAGTATCTCATGAAAAGATACAGCAGTATCTGATGAAAAGATACAGTATCTTTTATGTCACCTGGGAATACCTTTGTACTATAGCAATACAAAAGACAATAATACAGTGGagctataaaataaatagaCATGTACTGATGTGTTGTGTGTTGGCAAATGCAAGGTGAAGTTCAAtccaaatttcctttttcatttgctcAGACTCCTTGGTTTAAGGATGTGACTCTCAAGATGGGACAGCTTCTGATGGGGTGGGTGTAGCTGTTCTGCCACACGCTGTGCTGAGGCACTTTCTGtggaaaaatgtcaaaagaCTCAGCAAGGAGGAGTGTGCACACTGGCAGTAATTCAACAAACTGTGCACacctgaggagcagggacaccaggggagATTGTTCATGTCTGAGAGAGGCAAGAAACAAAGGATGGAATTGCACAGAGGTGTTGCAGTCATTCtctgtttaaaacaaaacatctaACAGGACTTAGGCTGAGGGAATGACCAAAATGGTGACCAAAAGCTGAAATTTGCCTGAACTTGAAAACACATCTTCCTTTTCATGCCCCATGTAGTATGCTAGCAAAGTAAAACCTGTACAATCTTTACATGTATATAAAGTTACTCAAACTCCATTTAAGTGTGAAATTATGTCAACTGAAACTTTTTCCCCCCATCCTTGAAGAGAACAATATAAATATGATTTAACAGGGGAGGGAGGTCAGAGGAGGCTCTTCCTTTGTGTCCTGGGATGCTCAACAGTTCCCCATGGGAACTCCTGTCAGGTAAGCTTTATTCCAATAGTAAGTAATACTATTGCTTATGCATTCTGATGTCAGTGCATTTATCAACAGCAGTTTGTGGACCTTACTCTGTCCAAGAGGCAAGAAATTGCCCTATTTGTGAACGTGGAGTCCTACTGAGTTTGCCCAGACTTACAGTGCAATGCATGTCAGTTCTGCATCAGAGATTGCACTCCTGACCAGAATTACTGTGCCACCACTCTGTGCCTCTGGCACCTCCCCAGACTCAGAGTGCCAGAGTGCTTACTCTGAAATATTGTCTGTGAAGGTCTCCCAGGATGTCAGACAGGCAGATAATACTGAGTGAGGAAGGGAAGGCCCCCAGGCCCACTACATCTGCAGACAACACAGAAAGCAAGGGGGGGGGGTCTGCCTTCCCTAATTTTTTATGTGACAGAAGAATTGGTGTAGCCAGCAGGACTGCCATGGATAAATAGTTACAGAAGTATGAACGTGCTCCTTCCCAGGCAGGAAAGAAATGGGCCCAAAAATTCTGAAAAGACGAAGCAATTATTTGTGCAGTATTGGAGGCTCACTTATCTTACATGCAAAAGGGAATCAAAGAGTCCTTCCCtcaaatatattatatatagaaCATGCTGCTTTGAAATCAGAAAATGGAGTATTAAAGTCATCACTGGCTTTTgagagggaaataaaagaaagattgGAAACCTAATAACAAGcttaaagataattttaaagttCTGTTCGCTTCAACAGAGCATAGGGAAAGACAATTATTGTAGAAATTAGGTAGGAAAAAACCATAGCAGTGTGAAACAAAATCTGAGAGAGGAAATAGAGGACAGGAAAACAACTGAATTGTTACTATCTTTGGAAACTGAGCAGCTGCACAAACAgttgcagaaagaaaaggggaTAAAGcaaaaactggaagaaaaggtaaaaattatgtttaagAGGGCTGCCAATACAGCCAGCATTGTACAGATAAGAAAAACAATTGTATCCCTTGGAGAATGGTGAAAAAGCTGAGGGGATAGTGGCCACTCACCATTGTCTGCAGGAGACTGAATGCCAATATTACACCTTTAACTACTGCTGTGCCAAATTTTGTGGAACTGTAATGCAAATTCAGGGAGCATCCTATTCACAGAGGGTAAAACTCGATGTAAAAGATGTTATTTATGAGTCCACTCTGGGAATACCTCAAGGCTCAATTCATGCTCACCCAGAAGGAAGTGCAGCGTACCTTTGACAGATTCCCACAGGGATGTAAACTTTCACCCATGACTGCACATTCTGTGATTGCCAAAACTTTACAGTCCCCCTCTCCCCAGATGTGAAATTCTATGATATTGTAGCAAGAGGAGACTCCCCTGAAAAAGTAGGGgaagcagcaacagcagcatgGCAAGCACTTCTCAAAGTAGAAACTGAGATTCCCCAGAAATGCCAAGGACCATGTAAAAGACTTTGTCTGCTACATCTGCAGATAACCCAGAAGACAAGGAAGTCTTCCTTCCCCTAATTTTTAGCTAACACCTTCTCATATGAGAAACCAAGGAAGCAGTAAACCAGCCATAGATTTTGGCTTTCTTtattctgcagcagctcagcagctgctgtgcaaacAGGGCAGCAAGTGGAAGGAAGGCTGTAGGAGGCAGGTGGGTGGGTaggcagctgtggcaggagaaggCTGGACTTTGGTACAGCCCCAAAGTCTTGTCCTTACAATGTATGCAATGTACACAACACATaagtgagggggaaaaggggggaggaTCTGATCCAAAGCCTACTGAAGTTATTGAAAAGACACCCATTGACTTTTTCAAGCTTCATGTCCAGCTTTGGATGAGCCAGGGTTCATGCAGTGCACATATTTTAAGCAGAACAGCAGTTAAGGGAAAACATGTTCCTTTTCAGATAATTAATCTAAGTAGTTTATATGATACATGCCACAACTGGCCTGAGTTGGAAAGAAATGAGCATTGGGGCTTTTTTTTACTGTAGCAAGTGTGTGTTACACTGATTGACAAATAAAACATCAATTCTGTGGCTGTTCAGGCATGAAGCATTGCCAGAGGTGCTCAGCTCAATCATGCCATGCCTGTAGTGCAGCCTGGCACCATTTTCTCATGTCTCAAGACATTGAATACAGTTTCACTGCAAAGAGAAAGGCTGTCACAAAAGTAACTTAGACCTGGTTGAAGCTAGTGCTGGGCAATAGGGACCATAATTATACTCATACCTCAGTGGTCCTGAAGCCATTCTGTCTCTGTGCTGTAGCTCCCATGCTGTGGGCTATGGGGTTTGCACCCTGAGAGCCACAGTTGCTCCTCTTCTCAGCATTCAGCATTCCAGCTGTGGCTGATGCTGTAGGTACACCTGTGTGAGCCAATTTCCCATCCTCCAGAAGACCTAGCAGGGACACATGGAATTGGGCAGTTAATACTGAGGAGCAATTTGAGCTGGCTCTGCCGTGCCTCTATTTTGTCTCATTTTGAGGTGGTGTCAGTGATGCAAGGTGTGGTACAGTACCCCAGTGAGAGCAGTCTGCCTCCCTGTGGCATCTTCATCCTCACATTTGACATCATTTGGCCTTTTTCCTATGGTccactggtctgggaaacattggCTCAGGAAATCTTGGGAAAACAGTCAATGAGTGCAGCATGCCAGTGGATTTTTATCACCTGCAGGTCTCCACTGACTTCTCTACACACACACCTCCTTGCATGAGCAAGAGTTGAACTTAAGATCCAGAGAAGGCCCCCTTAAATCTGTTTCAGTTCTGGGAAATAAGGGGTTAGATGTGAGCATGACAGATGAGACCAATATGGATGAAAGGTTGCTCTATGCATGGCCTTGCCTTGAATGTTCTTTTCATTTGAAGttaagaaattttgaaaaaaattatttcatgttgTTTTGCCTATCAGCAATCAAACAAATGAGTAATTTGCTTTCTGCTCTAGCTGTGTGGATACACATGAATTGTATGATATGATATTGGACAGCATAGATCAATTTTCCTATCTTACTGCATTAACAAAAATCAGTTGTCATTTATGGTGGGTGCAGAGCACTCAATATCTGGTTGCAACAATGGGTCAGAAATCCAAATACAGGGGGTAAGTGGGAAGCATGACTGTTGCTCTCAGTTGAGTTTTGGTCAAAGCTTATTTATTAAGAGATTTTCgttaaaagagaaacaaagaaggCAAATTTACTAACTGATAATGCAGGTATCAAATCTAGAAAAATTAGGAGTCACAGACactaaatgagaaaaaagtaTGTGGAAAAACAATGACAAGCCATGGCTGTATGAAGTTACATTGTGTCATCAAAACCTTCTACATTAATCAGGTAGGAATTCAAGTGCTGTgttaaagatattaaaaatgaagcaaagtcgtgaattctttttcaggaaTCTGTAAGAAAAGATGATTTTTCAGTAGAAAGCAACATTTGTCAGTATTAGCTAGCAAAGGCAATGACTGAATTCAACAAAGTTTCACCCAAATATTCAAAGCCTTGGTcttgaaaatatataaaattttgtGAATAAAAGGTCTTTAAGTTTTCTTCTGActcaagccattctatgattctgtgaggTAATGTCTGACTACAAACTAGTCACTGCATTTCCCTGAGCAGTCAGAAGATGGAGGCAGAGTATTCCAAAGACACTTTAACTTGTAGTGGTGGTAACTAATAATGCTGTCACGTAGGTTTTGATAGAAAAAAATTGAACTGAAAGTTgaaaatattataatttatttttaaaaaaaaatacttctgtctTTGGAAATTGCCTTTTCTGCTAGATATAAAAACTGATGTCGTTCTTGTGCCCAAGTTTAGATGCAACTTCAGTAAGGCAACAGTAAACTTCACCTCTCCTACATCTCCCAGAATTCTCCTCCTAGTTGTGTTTTAGGTCTTACCTCTCCCTATCACTCCACGGGACCAGAGGAGAGGCAAACAAAGCCTTGGTGCAGAGCAGTGAGTGGCACAGGCTGATGTTGCAGACAAAAGCAGCTGTCAGGAAGGGAGGTGGAGAGGCAGTGAGCCACGTGTGAGTCAGagctccagccaggagctcACTGCTTCACCTTGCAGTGGAGCTCTGAGGATGAGCTTGAGCACAGCTTTCAACAGGAAAACTGCACAGGAATTACACACTAATTCCATTAATTGAGTCTTTGACATTTCAAACTTCCAAATGATgagtttttccttctgtggagTCATCCTATGAAATTATTTCCACCATGTATCTCTTTGGCCATCTGGTCTCTGACTAAATTATCTGGTGAAACATCTGTCAGCTAAAAAGCCATTTTGTTATTAAGTCCAATTGTTCATTTATCAGATTGTGTTGCATCTTTTGGTCTTGCACAGAAAACTTTTTCTTACATTAATCCATTTTCAGAGGCAGATGGAAAATCTCAATCCTGAAAATGTGTATCTGTAtcattttttttgtctctgttaGTTTGCAGCCTGAGCATACTTGCTGCATCCTGTGTTGCAGGGGTGTGACTTTTTTTGCAATACTTATCAAATATAAACCAAGGATACTGAGCCTTCTACTATCACTACTATAAGTTTTATATGGATGACCTAGTGGCCACCAATACTAggcaaaattttttttattttatactgtAATATGTTTGCTATTCTGAAGTTAAGGAACTATTTTAGAATTCATTTTCATTGGCAAATAGATTATTTAGACAGTGGGCAACAGCTTAGAGGCTTCAGTGACTTGCTCATTATGTATGAACACCAAGAAGAAATTACAGTGAGCATACATAAGCAGTGCTGTTAAGAGCACGAGATTTGTTGGCAATCCATAAAGCAATACCTATTTTATAGGCTAGATACATAACACAGAATGATGATTGCAAAACAGAGATGATGTTTAAAAAGGATTAGGAACGCAGGGTTGATTTTAAGATAGCAAATATTCTTGCATTGCTATGTAGGATTTGCCACAGTACACAAAAGTGAAGAGTTAACTCTCTTCTGTACTATTGGAATTTAAAAGCCAGCAGGGTGGCAATAATAAAGGTCTTGCCTCATTGTGGTTTAAAACAAGCAAACTGTTGAGATATTTATGCCATCCTCACAGCAGGGGTTTGGTAAATAATCTCCTTGGTCTTTCATGGTAGAGCTTCAGTTTACATCAGTGTTGTTAAATCACTGTAATATCTAAATGAACGGGTTCAGTAATGCTGTTTTCATTCTCATCTTCTCATTCATGGCACCCCTGCCAAAAGTCTGTGGGCCTCTTTAGGCCAGGGGAAACAGCAGATCCCACCTCAATGCTCTGTCAAGTACACACTTTACTTTCAAATGACCTGGCAAGGCTGCAATATTCTCAAGGTTCCCTTCCCAAAACCTGGGTTTCTGGGTGATTATTAAACGCCCACAAATGTGATGGGGACCCTTCCCTCGGGAATGGCTGCTTGGGGTTTGGGgactgccaggctgctccctctGTGGGCAGGAATGGAGGACGAGGGGCAGGTATTTCACTGCTTGCAGTAAGGTTTATTTGGAAGGAACACACACCAGTTCTGTGTCAATGGCCACAGGgagaacagctctgcagcagctccattgCTCATAAATTCATAAATCCAAGTCTACCTTTCCAGCACAAAGTGTGCCTAAAAGAACTTGTCCTCCCATGGCAACGTTTACCACCTTCCTCTTTGCTTGCTGGCCTGCACAGGCACACCAAGAATTGCCTTTCTTACCATGCCAATAGAAATCCCTTAGGCTGGAGCTtgacaaatgctttttttcagcagcatcagggggaaaaaagggttattttaaactgaaatccATCCTAGACTT harbors:
- the BAALC gene encoding brain and acute leukemia cytoplasmic protein isoform X1, encoding MGCGGSRADAIEPRYYESWTRETESTWLTNTDSESPPQEGGSAEGPGREQGGPLPGLLEDGKLAHTGVPTASATAGMLNAEKRSNCGSQGANPIAHSMGATAQRQNGFRTTESKWDTQKTSTQEVAINVTKSIRQSDRRKTKNCAN